A portion of the Hoplias malabaricus isolate fHopMal1 chromosome 1, fHopMal1.hap1, whole genome shotgun sequence genome contains these proteins:
- the rnf41l gene encoding RING finger protein 151 — MGYDVERFVGYVNEGLLCCVCRDVLEDPLQAPCEHAFCSSCIHAWLVHHHNCPEDRLPLDVTNLRPLYRYMRNDLARLQVRCVYRPQGCEVICALESVQRHEQECDFALLNCSSAGCPVQVSRLSLEAHLCVCEYRNRMCASGCGYTLTSTEEAQHNCISELRAELDLLRAELDCKVEEMRREMESRLDSQRRHMVQKESLLKNEVDELKGQLSRVMSDVRILLGAERARRQELERAELEKAELLELLKKEGLRPATPTPAATPPAEGPRKSSPRSLALDCIKRKSREVTVI; from the exons ATGGGGTATGATGTGGAGCGTTTTGTGGGCTACGTGAATGAGGGgctgctgtgctgtgtgtgtcgGGACGTGTTGGAGGATCCTCTTCAGGCTCCATGTGAACATGCTTTCTGCAGCTCCTGCATCCACGCCTGGCTCGTCCACCACCACAACTGCCCCGAGGATCGCCTACCACTGGACGTCACAAATTTGCGCCCACTTTATAG ATATATGAGGAATGACCTTGCAAGGCTCCAGGTGAGATGTGTGTATCGCCCGCAGGGGTGTGAGGTCATCTGTGCCCTGGAGTCTGTACAACGTCATGAACAGGAGTGTGACTTTGCTCTGCTGAACTGTAGCAGTGCTG GTTGCCCTGTGCAGGTGTCTCGGCTTTCGTTGGAAgcgcatctgtgtgtgtgtgagtaccgTAACAGAATGTGTGCGAGTGGCTGTGGATACACACTAACCAGCACAGAAGAAGCTCAGCACAACTGCATATCTGAACTGCGAGCAGAACTGGACTTACTGAG GGCAGAGTTGGACTGTAAAGTTGAAGAGATGAGACGAGAAATGGAGTCACGGCTGGATTCTCAGAGGAGACACATGGTGCAAAAGGAGAGTCTGTTGAAAAACGAGGTGGATGAACTCAAG GGTCAGCTGTCTCGTGTGATGTCAGATGTCCGGATATTATTGGGAGCAGAGCGAGCTCGCAGGCAAGAGCTGGAGAGGGCCGAGTTGGAGAAAGCTGAGCTGCTGGAGCTTCTGAAAAAGGAGGGGCTTAGGCCTGCCACGCCCACTCCAGCAGCCACGCCTCCAGCTGAAGGGCCTCGCAAGTCCAGCCCACGCAGCCTAGCTTTGGACTGCATCAAGAGGAAGAGCAGAGAGGTCACCGTCATCTGA